A window from Synechococcus sp. RSCCF101 encodes these proteins:
- the rsmI gene encoding 16S rRNA (cytidine(1402)-2'-O)-methyltransferase: MLYLVGTPIGHLGDLSPRARALLEQVDTIACEDTRRTAQLLQAVGIGRRPARRLLSFHHHNRQERLPQLLAVLAADDPLVLVSDAGLPGISDPGEELAAAARRAGHSVVCVPGPCALTTALVSSGLPAGRFCFEGFLPPRRSERLRHLASLREEQRTLIVYAAPHRLPEVLEDLIQELGDRPAQVSRELTKRHEEQVGPTLSAALQHFRNHPPLGEFTLVVGGAMPAAESWSDDRLLQALNAAMAGGASPSQAAREVARSSGQPRRHLYSLLHPSDPPE, translated from the coding sequence GTGCTGTACCTGGTAGGCACGCCGATCGGGCATCTCGGCGATCTCTCGCCCCGGGCCCGCGCCCTGCTGGAGCAGGTGGACACGATCGCCTGCGAGGACACCCGCCGTACCGCTCAGCTGCTGCAGGCCGTCGGCATCGGCCGGCGACCGGCGCGGCGACTGCTGAGCTTTCACCACCACAATCGCCAGGAGCGGCTGCCCCAGCTTCTGGCGGTGCTGGCGGCTGACGACCCACTGGTGCTGGTCAGCGATGCGGGCCTGCCGGGGATCAGCGATCCGGGCGAGGAGCTGGCGGCAGCCGCCCGGCGGGCCGGTCATTCCGTGGTGTGCGTGCCGGGCCCCTGCGCCCTCACCACAGCCCTGGTGAGCAGCGGCCTGCCGGCAGGCCGCTTCTGCTTCGAGGGGTTCCTGCCGCCCCGGCGCAGCGAGCGGCTCCGCCATCTCGCAAGCCTGCGGGAGGAGCAGCGCACGCTGATCGTGTATGCCGCACCACACCGGCTACCGGAGGTGCTGGAGGATCTGATCCAGGAGCTGGGAGACCGGCCCGCCCAGGTGAGCCGGGAGCTGACCAAGCGCCACGAGGAACAGGTGGGGCCCACCCTTTCGGCGGCGCTGCAGCATTTCCGCAACCACCCGCCCCTCGGGGAGTTCACCCTTGTGGTGGGCGGGGCGATGCCGGCGGCCGAGAGCTGGAGCGACGACCGGTTGCTGCAGGCCCTGAACGCAGCCATGGCAGGCGGGGCCTCCCCCAGCCAGGCAGCACGGGAGGTGGCCCGCAGCAGCGGTCAACCGCGCCGGCACCTCTACAGCCTGCTGCACCCCAGCGATCCGCCAGAGTGA